A genomic segment from Legionella quinlivanii encodes:
- a CDS encoding DUF2490 domain-containing protein: MRKFAGFILKSVLCICLSAEAAFAADTVKDFQSWLTVLGMGSLGKGQLEPFKLWLEAQERAGDNVERATQTLLRTGLGYAVNQETTLWLGYAWVYTEEPLTRHPFHENRIWQQLFWTKKFQELSFSIRCRLEERYLEPSDNTAYRYRQYFKLMVPLVPTAKLNLASTEEVFWHLNNFNGLNNRGFDQNRFFIGFNYKLNSALTTEIGYLNQYIRRVNTNNFQANVLAMNLFLNW; the protein is encoded by the coding sequence ATGCGTAAATTTGCAGGTTTTATTTTAAAAAGTGTACTTTGTATCTGTCTGAGTGCAGAAGCTGCTTTTGCGGCGGATACAGTCAAGGATTTTCAAAGCTGGCTGACAGTGCTTGGCATGGGATCTTTAGGCAAAGGACAACTTGAACCGTTTAAACTCTGGCTGGAAGCGCAAGAGCGCGCAGGGGATAATGTGGAGCGGGCAACGCAAACCTTGCTAAGGACTGGCCTGGGCTATGCGGTAAATCAGGAGACCACTCTCTGGCTTGGATATGCCTGGGTGTACACGGAAGAACCTTTAACGAGACACCCGTTTCATGAGAACCGTATCTGGCAACAGCTATTTTGGACGAAGAAATTCCAGGAGCTTAGTTTTTCAATACGTTGCCGCCTTGAAGAGCGTTATCTGGAACCCAGTGATAATACCGCTTATCGTTACCGACAGTATTTTAAACTGATGGTCCCTCTGGTACCCACGGCAAAACTTAATCTTGCCAGCACCGAAGAGGTGTTCTGGCATTTGAATAATTTCAATGGGCTGAACAATCGTGGTTTTGATCAGAACCGCTTTTTTATTGGTTTTAATTACAAGCTAAACTCCGCGCTCACAACGGAGATCGGTTACCTGAATCAATACATCAGACGTGTGAATACGAATAATTTCCAAGCCAATGTGTTAGCCATGAATCTTTTTTTGAATTGGTAA
- a CDS encoding carboxymuconolactone decarboxylase family protein, translating into MRKEMPDVMAGFSSLAQAATKDGALDKKTKELIAMALAVANHCPGCIGFHSQALVKLQTSREELMETLAMAIYMGGGPSLMYAAEALEAFEEFSA; encoded by the coding sequence ATGCGCAAGGAAATGCCTGACGTTATGGCCGGATTTTCTTCTTTAGCTCAGGCTGCTACCAAAGACGGCGCGCTGGATAAAAAAACGAAAGAGCTCATCGCAATGGCTCTGGCCGTCGCCAATCATTGCCCTGGTTGTATCGGGTTCCATTCACAAGCCCTGGTTAAATTGCAAACTTCGCGTGAAGAGTTGATGGAAACTTTAGCGATGGCTATTTATATGGGCGGCGGGCCTTCTTTAATGTATGCGGCAGAAGCGCTTGAAGCCTTTGAAGAGTTTAGTGCCTAG